From Pseudomonas sp. FP2335, the proteins below share one genomic window:
- a CDS encoding nitronate monooxygenase family protein, with protein MSTWPDTRLLDLLGIEVPIIQAPMAGATTAAMVIDANAAGALGSLPAATLSIEQLREALTTIRQGSTRPINVNFFCHQPPEPDEAGDQRWKALLEPYYRELGADFEAPTPVSNRAPFNDAACQVVEEFRPEVVSFHFGLPEKALLERVKATGAKVLSSATTVEEAIWLEQHGCDAIIAMGIEAGGHRGMFLSDDLNTQIGLFALLPQIVDAVNVPVIAAGGIADARGIVAAFALGASAVQVGTAYLFTPQASVSAAHRHALRHAQASETALTNLFTGRPARGILNRVMRELGPINILAPAFPRSGGALMPLKAKDEAGFSNLWSGQALRLGKELSTYDLTRQLAEQTLAKLKKN; from the coding sequence ATGAGCACCTGGCCAGACACCCGCCTTCTTGACCTGCTGGGCATTGAAGTGCCGATCATTCAAGCGCCGATGGCCGGGGCGACGACCGCTGCCATGGTCATCGACGCCAATGCGGCCGGCGCGCTCGGCTCGCTGCCGGCGGCAACCCTGAGCATCGAGCAACTGCGTGAAGCCTTGACCACTATCCGCCAAGGCAGCACGCGCCCGATCAACGTCAACTTCTTCTGCCACCAGCCGCCCGAACCGGATGAAGCCGGCGATCAGCGCTGGAAAGCATTGCTGGAACCCTACTACCGCGAACTGGGCGCTGACTTCGAGGCGCCTACGCCGGTATCCAATCGTGCGCCGTTCAACGACGCCGCCTGCCAAGTGGTTGAAGAGTTCCGCCCCGAAGTCGTCAGTTTCCACTTCGGCCTGCCGGAAAAAGCCTTGCTGGAGCGTGTGAAAGCTACCGGGGCGAAGGTACTGTCATCGGCCACGACTGTCGAAGAAGCAATCTGGCTGGAACAACACGGCTGCGACGCGATCATTGCCATGGGCATTGAAGCTGGCGGGCATCGTGGGATGTTCCTGAGCGACGACCTCAACACTCAAATCGGTTTGTTCGCGCTGCTGCCGCAGATCGTCGACGCCGTGAATGTACCGGTGATTGCCGCCGGAGGTATTGCCGACGCGCGTGGGATTGTGGCGGCGTTCGCCTTGGGCGCTTCGGCCGTGCAGGTAGGAACGGCGTATCTATTTACGCCCCAAGCCAGCGTCAGCGCAGCCCACCGCCATGCACTGCGCCATGCCCAGGCAAGTGAAACCGCGCTGACCAACCTGTTCACCGGCCGGCCGGCACGCGGCATCCTCAACCGGGTCATGCGCGAGTTGGGCCCGATCAATATCCTGGCGCCGGCTTTTCCAAGGTCCGGGGGCGCGCTGATGCCGCTCAAGGCCAAGGATGAAGCGGGTTTCAGCAACCTGTGGTCAGGCCAGGCGTTGCGCCTGGGCAAAGAGCTGTCCACCTATGACCTGACGCGCCAATTGGCCGAACAGACCCTGGCCAAACTCAAGAAGAACTGA
- the modC gene encoding molybdenum ABC transporter ATP-binding protein — MIDARLQLNYSGFALDVNLQLPGRGVTALFGHSGSGKTTCLRAIAGLERAEHGFVKINDEVWQDSAKGLFVPPHKRALGYVFQEASLFPHLSVRANLEFGLKRIARQQRRVDMGHATALLGIGHLLERHPQHLSGGERQRVGIARALLTSPRLLLMDEPLAALDSKRKGEILPYLERLHDELDIPVLYVSHAQDEVARLADHLVLLSDGKALASGPIGETLARLDLPMASGDDAGVVINGTVSAYDTHYQLLTLQLPASALHMRVAHAPLAVGKALRIKVQARDVSLSLQAEEHSSILNRLPVTVTQEIGADNNAHVLVRLDAAGTPLLARITRFSRDQLQLHPGQTLWAQIKAVAVLA, encoded by the coding sequence ATGATTGATGCACGCCTGCAATTGAACTACTCGGGCTTTGCCCTCGACGTGAACCTGCAACTGCCCGGTCGTGGCGTGACGGCGTTGTTCGGGCATTCCGGCTCCGGCAAGACCACCTGCCTGCGTGCCATCGCCGGGCTGGAACGGGCCGAACACGGCTTTGTGAAGATCAACGATGAAGTCTGGCAAGACAGCGCCAAGGGCCTGTTCGTACCGCCGCACAAACGCGCGCTGGGTTATGTGTTTCAAGAGGCGAGTCTGTTCCCGCATTTGTCGGTGCGCGCCAACCTGGAATTCGGCCTCAAGCGCATTGCACGCCAGCAACGTCGCGTAGACATGGGCCACGCCACCGCACTGCTGGGCATCGGCCACTTGCTCGAGCGCCACCCCCAGCACTTGTCCGGCGGCGAGCGCCAACGCGTCGGCATCGCCCGAGCCCTGCTCACCAGCCCCCGGTTGTTGTTGATGGATGAGCCCCTGGCGGCCCTCGACAGCAAGCGCAAAGGCGAAATCCTGCCGTATCTCGAACGCCTGCACGATGAGCTGGACATCCCGGTGCTGTACGTCAGCCATGCCCAGGATGAAGTCGCCCGCCTGGCCGATCACCTTGTCTTGCTCAGTGACGGCAAGGCCCTGGCCAGTGGCCCCATCGGTGAAACCCTGGCACGGCTCGATCTGCCCATGGCCTCGGGCGACGACGCCGGCGTGGTGATCAATGGCACGGTCAGCGCCTATGACACACATTACCAACTGCTGACCCTGCAACTGCCCGCCAGTGCCTTGCACATGCGCGTGGCCCATGCGCCGCTGGCGGTGGGCAAGGCGCTGCGGATCAAGGTGCAGGCGCGTGACGTGAGCCTCAGCCTGCAGGCGGAAGAACACAGCAGCATCCTCAATCGCCTGCCAGTGACGGTCACCCAGGAAATCGGCGCCGACAATAACGCCCACGTGCTGGTACGCCTGGATGCCGCAGGCACACCGCTGCTGGCGCGCATCACGCGTTTTTCCCGTGACCAGTTGCAACTGCATCCC
- the modA gene encoding molybdate ABC transporter substrate-binding protein, which produces MKIRVSRLAALVAALTVGAAHADEVQVAVAANFTAPIQAIAADFEKDTGHKLVAAYGATGQFYTQIKNGAPFEVFLAADDTTPQKLETEGDTVKGSRFTYAIGTLALWSAKDGYVDARGEVLKKNEFKHLSIANPKAAPYGLAATQVLAKEGLTDKVKDKLVEGQNITQAYQFVSTGNAEVGFVALSQIYKDGKVTSGSAWIVPSSLHDPIKQDAVILNKGKDSVAAKALVEYLKGPKAAAVIKSYGYEL; this is translated from the coding sequence ATGAAGATTCGGGTCTCACGCCTGGCCGCGTTGGTCGCCGCCCTCACCGTTGGTGCGGCCCACGCCGACGAAGTGCAAGTCGCCGTCGCCGCCAACTTCACCGCACCGATCCAGGCAATTGCCGCCGATTTCGAAAAAGACACCGGCCACAAACTGGTCGCGGCCTACGGCGCCACCGGCCAGTTCTACACCCAGATCAAGAACGGCGCGCCATTCGAAGTGTTCCTTGCCGCCGATGACACCACCCCGCAAAAACTGGAAACCGAAGGCGACACCGTCAAAGGCTCGCGCTTCACCTACGCCATCGGCACCCTGGCGCTGTGGTCGGCCAAAGACGGTTATGTAGACGCCAGGGGTGAAGTCTTGAAGAAGAACGAATTCAAGCACCTGTCCATCGCCAACCCGAAAGCTGCGCCATACGGCCTGGCCGCGACCCAAGTGCTGGCCAAAGAAGGCCTGACCGACAAGGTCAAGGACAAGCTCGTCGAAGGCCAGAACATCACCCAGGCCTATCAGTTCGTCTCCACCGGGAATGCCGAAGTGGGCTTCGTGGCCTTGTCGCAGATCTATAAAGACGGCAAAGTCACCAGCGGTTCGGCGTGGATTGTCCCTTCGTCCCTGCATGACCCGATCAAACAGGACGCGGTTATCCTCAACAAGGGCAAGGACAGCGTGGCTGCCAAGGCCTTGGTTGAATACCTGAAAGGGCCGAAGGCCGCGGCCGTTATCAAGTCCTACGGTTACGAGCTCTAA
- a CDS encoding fimbrial protein, with product MKRLYGAIALLILTGITTTVSAADCRVNSGAWQHVGAGGTLNLQVPVTVRVSADSARLLLEGARLECRFTPGQPFPTFLDLWRTSALAGAPWTPGPKFVSQGTGLRINGTHYNTPVPYELYLASMLNNGIGVPIDVTPYILIRNNPTNPIDIRIGDTLGVLRLRQTNNYNTTSTLLVVTYTAANNFTVSPSTCTINNNNPIEINFGTVNQREIGTDPLTTPIRSNRRLTYSCPAGGITSPITITYKGTPSSFDSRLLRMTNTDVGTALIRAGSAVQVNGRFLTQITNSVGGDDVTFTLVRRAGSLPAAGAISGSGVLVMGVP from the coding sequence ATGAAACGACTATACGGAGCCATTGCGCTCCTCATCTTGACGGGCATTACGACGACGGTGAGCGCCGCAGACTGCCGCGTAAATAGTGGCGCTTGGCAGCATGTAGGCGCAGGCGGAACTTTAAACCTGCAGGTCCCCGTCACCGTCCGGGTGAGCGCTGACAGTGCCCGTCTGCTCCTTGAGGGGGCTAGGCTGGAGTGCCGATTCACGCCCGGCCAGCCATTTCCGACATTTTTAGACCTATGGAGAACCTCGGCACTGGCCGGCGCGCCTTGGACACCCGGCCCCAAATTTGTCAGCCAAGGTACGGGCTTGCGAATAAATGGCACGCACTATAACACCCCAGTCCCCTATGAATTGTACTTGGCATCAATGCTCAATAACGGCATAGGTGTGCCAATCGACGTAACGCCCTATATCTTGATCCGCAACAACCCGACGAACCCTATCGACATTCGAATAGGGGACACCCTTGGGGTATTACGCTTGCGCCAGACGAACAACTACAACACTACGAGTACACTGCTGGTTGTCACATACACCGCAGCCAACAACTTTACCGTTTCCCCATCAACCTGCACGATCAACAACAATAATCCGATCGAAATCAACTTTGGCACCGTCAACCAGAGGGAAATCGGCACCGACCCATTGACCACGCCGATCCGCAGCAATCGCAGACTGACCTACTCATGCCCGGCCGGCGGGATTACCTCCCCCATCACCATTACCTATAAAGGTACGCCCTCTTCGTTTGATTCGCGGCTGCTGAGGATGACCAATACGGACGTCGGCACAGCGTTGATCCGGGCGGGATCAGCGGTGCAAGTCAACGGTAGATTCCTGACGCAGATCACCAACAGTGTCGGAGGGGACGATGTGACGTTCACGCTGGTTCGCCGAGCGGGTTCACTGCCTGCCGCTGGGGCCATTTCCGGTAGCGGCGTACTCGTGATGGGCGTGCCATGA
- the modB gene encoding molybdate ABC transporter permease subunit, which translates to MPLTSADFSAIWLTIKLASLTTVILLVIGTPIALWLSRTRSWWRGPIGAIVALPLVLPPTVIGFYLLLTMGPNGYFGQFTQWLGLGTLTFSFSGLVIGSVIYSMPFVVQPLQNAFCAIGTRPLEVAATLRANPWDTFFSVILPLARPGFITAAILGFAHTVGEFGVVLMIGGNIPDKTRVVSVQIYDHVEAMEYAQAHWLAGSMVVFAFLVLLALYSSRKTKMGWS; encoded by the coding sequence ATGCCGCTAACGAGTGCCGATTTTTCCGCCATCTGGTTGACCATCAAGCTGGCGTCACTGACCACAGTGATCCTACTGGTCATCGGCACTCCGATTGCCCTGTGGCTGTCGCGCACCCGTTCCTGGTGGCGCGGCCCCATCGGTGCAATCGTCGCCTTGCCATTGGTGTTGCCACCGACGGTCATCGGTTTCTACCTGCTGTTGACCATGGGCCCCAACGGTTACTTCGGCCAGTTCACCCAATGGCTGGGCCTGGGTACCCTGACTTTCAGTTTCTCCGGGCTGGTGATCGGCTCGGTGATCTATTCCATGCCATTCGTGGTGCAACCGCTGCAAAACGCGTTCTGCGCTATCGGCACACGTCCCTTGGAAGTCGCCGCGACATTGCGCGCCAATCCTTGGGACACCTTCTTCAGCGTAATCCTGCCCCTGGCTCGCCCCGGCTTTATCACCGCTGCGATCCTCGGCTTTGCCCACACCGTGGGTGAGTTCGGCGTGGTACTGATGATCGGTGGCAATATCCCGGACAAGACCCGCGTGGTCTCGGTGCAGATCTACGACCATGTCGAAGCCATGGAATATGCCCAGGCCCATTGGCTGGCGGGCTCCATGGTGGTGTTCGCGTTCCTCGTGTTGCTGGCGCTCTACTCAAGCCGTAAAACCAAGATGGGTTGGAGCTGA
- the ada gene encoding bifunctional DNA-binding transcriptional regulator/O6-methylguanine-DNA methyltransferase Ada, which yields MKTEQDPRWAAVVARDPKADTLFVYAVKTTGVYCRPSSASRLPRPENIQFFDTPAQAEAAGYRASKRAAGDQTQLAEHHAHLVAEACRQIEQADAPPSLSTLAAHAGLSPYHFHRVFKAVTGLTPKAYANARRSRKVREALKGQHSVTDALYDAGFNSNSRFYESADQLLGMTPSDYKAGGTNSAMLFAVGQCSLGAILVAQSRRGVCAILLGDDPDALVRDLQDQFPKAELVGADRGFEQLIAQVVGFIETPALGLDLPLDLRGTAFQQRVWQALRDIPLGSTASYAQIAECIGAPKSYRAVAQACGANNLAVAIPCHRVVRSNGELSGYRWGVERKRRLLEREGQP from the coding sequence ATGAAAACCGAACAAGACCCGCGCTGGGCCGCCGTCGTCGCCCGCGACCCCAAGGCCGATACGCTGTTCGTCTATGCGGTCAAAACCACCGGTGTGTATTGCCGCCCCAGCAGCGCCTCGCGGTTGCCACGCCCGGAAAATATCCAGTTCTTCGACACTCCGGCGCAAGCCGAGGCCGCAGGCTATCGCGCGAGTAAACGCGCGGCCGGCGATCAGACCCAATTGGCGGAACACCACGCGCACCTGGTGGCCGAGGCATGCCGCCAGATTGAGCAGGCCGACGCCCCGCCCAGCCTCAGCACGCTGGCCGCGCACGCCGGGCTCAGCCCCTACCATTTTCATCGCGTGTTCAAAGCCGTCACCGGCCTGACGCCCAAGGCGTACGCCAACGCCCGGCGCTCACGCAAAGTGCGCGAGGCGCTCAAGGGCCAGCATTCGGTCACAGATGCGCTGTATGACGCTGGCTTCAACTCCAACAGCCGCTTTTATGAATCTGCCGACCAACTGCTCGGCATGACGCCCAGCGACTACAAGGCCGGCGGTACCAACAGCGCAATGTTGTTTGCCGTCGGCCAATGCTCGTTGGGGGCGATTCTGGTCGCACAAAGTCGCCGTGGCGTCTGCGCGATCCTGCTGGGCGATGACCCGGACGCGCTGGTGCGTGATCTACAGGATCAGTTCCCCAAGGCCGAACTGGTGGGCGCTGACCGCGGCTTTGAACAGTTGATCGCGCAAGTCGTGGGTTTTATCGAAACCCCCGCCCTGGGCCTGGACTTGCCGCTGGACCTGCGTGGCACGGCCTTTCAGCAACGGGTATGGCAAGCCTTGCGGGACATTCCGCTGGGTAGCACCGCCAGCTATGCGCAGATCGCCGAGTGTATCGGCGCGCCCAAGTCGTACCGCGCGGTGGCCCAGGCGTGTGGGGCAAACAACCTGGCGGTGGCCATTCCCTGTCACCGCGTTGTGCGCAGCAACGGCGAGCTATCGGGTTACCGCTGGGGGGTGGAACGCAAGCGGCGCTTGCTGGAGCGCGAAGGCCAGCCTTGA
- the alkB gene encoding DNA oxidative demethylase AlkB: MSGPTADLFADDALQQPAGREQIGDESYVLRGYALPWIDRLLPALRGILAQSPFRQMVTPGGFTMSAALSSCGALGWTSAHHGYRYTSLDPRSQQPWPAMPDELRELAVLAAADAGFIDFSPDACLINRYVAGAKMSLHQDKNERRFDAPVVSVSLGLPAIFLFGGHERSDKTQKISLFHGDVVVWGGVDRLRFHGVMPIKEGLHPIMGPQRINLTFRTAG; this comes from the coding sequence ATGTCCGGCCCCACTGCTGACCTGTTTGCCGATGACGCCCTGCAACAACCCGCAGGGCGTGAACAAATCGGCGATGAGTCCTACGTGCTAAGGGGCTATGCCCTGCCCTGGATCGATCGCCTTCTGCCCGCGCTACGCGGCATTCTGGCGCAATCCCCGTTTCGGCAAATGGTGACCCCTGGCGGCTTTACCATGTCGGCAGCACTGAGCAGTTGTGGTGCGCTAGGCTGGACCAGCGCGCACCACGGCTACCGCTACACCTCGTTGGACCCGCGCAGCCAGCAGCCTTGGCCAGCGATGCCCGATGAGTTGCGTGAACTGGCCGTGCTGGCCGCGGCAGATGCCGGTTTCATCGACTTCAGCCCCGACGCCTGCCTGATCAACCGCTACGTTGCGGGTGCGAAAATGTCCCTGCACCAGGACAAGAATGAGCGGCGCTTCGACGCGCCCGTGGTATCGGTGTCCCTCGGTTTGCCGGCGATTTTCCTGTTTGGTGGCCATGAACGCAGTGACAAGACGCAAAAAATTTCGCTGTTTCATGGTGACGTGGTGGTGTGGGGCGGCGTTGACCGCCTGCGTTTTCACGGCGTGATGCCAATCAAGGAAGGCCTGCACCCGATCATGGGCCCGCAACGCATCAACCTGACGTTTCGCACGGCAGGATAA
- a CDS encoding DUF1883 domain-containing protein translates to MKFIHQREHLNEGDIVVIECSQTCNIRLMSDANFRSFKNGGRHTYHGGAFDKFPAKITAPSTGFWNITLDVVTRRAISVTRKPALSHKIRIVRRTSTKLS, encoded by the coding sequence ATGAAATTCATCCACCAGCGCGAGCACCTCAATGAGGGAGACATTGTCGTCATCGAATGCTCACAGACTTGTAATATCCGTCTGATGAGCGACGCAAATTTCCGCAGCTTCAAGAATGGCGGCCGCCACACCTACCACGGCGGCGCGTTCGACAAGTTCCCAGCCAAGATCACCGCACCGAGCACCGGTTTCTGGAACATCACGCTGGATGTGGTCACCCGCCGCGCCATCAGCGTGACCCGCAAACCAGCGCTGTCCCACAAGATCCGTATCGTCCGTCGTACCAGCACCAAACTGAGCTGA